A portion of the Meriones unguiculatus strain TT.TT164.6M chromosome 11, Bangor_MerUng_6.1, whole genome shotgun sequence genome contains these proteins:
- the Fbxl16 gene encoding F-box/LRR-repeat protein 16 isoform X1 yields MSQKPWPRGGTLAQLACAVEEAIEEIVLQNKERARKMSSPGINGDPKPPCLPRNGLVKLPGQPNGLGAASITKGTPAAKNRPCQPPPPPTLPPPSLATPLSRVALAGGPCPPASGPASGPVPGPPVERPPLATDEKILNGLFWYFSACEKCILAQVCKAWRRVLYQPKFWAGLTPVLHAKELYNVLPGGEKEFVNLQGFAARGFEGFCLVGVSDLDICEFIDNYALSKKGVKAMSLKRSTITDAGLEVMLEQMQGVVRLELSGCNDFTEAGLWSSLSARITSLSVSDCINVADDAIAAISQLLPNLAELSLQAYHVTDTALAYFTARQGHSTHTLRLLSCWEITNHGVVNVVHSLPNLTSLSLSGCSKVTDDGVELVAENLRKLRSLDLSWCPRITDMALEYVACDLHRLEELVLDRCVRITDTGLSYLSTMSSLRSLYLRWCCQVQDFGLKHLLAMRSLRLLSLAGCPLLTTTGLSGLVQLQELEELELTNCPGATPELFKYFSQHLPRCLVIE; encoded by the exons AGGTGGGACACTGGCGCAGCTTGCCTGTGCAGTGGAAGAAGCAATCGAGGAGATAGTGCTGCAAAATAAAG AACGTGCAAGGAAAATGTCGAGCCCCGGTATCAATGGTGACCCCAAGCCTCCATGCTTGCCTCGAAATGGTCTGGTGAAGCTGCCTGGCCAGCCCAACGGCCTGGGTGCAGCCAGCATCACCAAGGGCACACCTGCTGCCAAGAACCGCCCTTGCCAgccaccacccccacccaccctcccacctcccagcCTGGCTACGCCACTGTCCCGGGTTGCTCTGGCAGGGGGGCCGTGCCCCCCAGCCAGTGGACCAGCCTCAGGCCCAGTGCCTGGACCCCCAGTGGAGCGGCCACCGCTGGCCACAGATGAGAAGATCCTTAATGGGCTCTTCTGGTATTTCTCAGCATGTGAGAAATGCATACTAGCCCAGGTGTGCAAGGCTTGGCGGCGTGTGCTGTATCAGCCCAAGTTCTGGGCAGGCCTCACGCCTGTGCTGCATGCCAAGGAGCTGTACAACGTGCTGCCTGGAGGCGAGAAGGAGTTTGTGAACCTGCAGGGCTTTGCTGCTAGAGGCTTTGAGGGATTCTGCCTAGTTGGTGTCTCTGACTTAGACATCTGCGAGTTCATCGACAACTATGCGCTTTCTAAGAAGGGAGTCAAGGCCATGAGCCTCAAGCGCTCCACCATCACTGACGCTGGCCTAGAG GTGATGTTGGAGCAGATGCAGGGAGTGGTGCGCCTGGAGCTGTCAGGCTGTAACGATTTCACTGAAGCTGGCCTGTGGTCCAGCCTCAGCGCACGGATCACCTCGCTGAGCGTCAGCGACTGCATCAACGTGGCGGACGATGCCATTGCTGCCATCTCACAACTCCTACCCAACCTGGCAGAGCTAAGCCTTCAGGCCTACCACGTGACTGACACGGCGCTGGCCTACTTCACAGCTCGCCAGGGCCACAGCACCCACACTCTGCGCCTGCTTTCCTGCTGGGAGATAACCAACCACGGGGTGGTTAACGTGGTGCACAGCCTGCCCAACCTCACGTCACTCAGCCTCTCAGGCTGCTCGAAGGTCACTGACGATGGCGTGGAGCTTGTCGCCGAGAACCTGCGCAAGTTGCGCAGCCTCGACCTTTCCTGGTGCCCTCGGATCACCGACATGGCGCTGGAGTACGTGGCCTGCGACTTGCACCGCCTGGAGGAGCTTGTGCTGGACAG GTGTGTACGCATCACGGACACTGGCCTCAGCTATTTGTCCACCATGTCGTCCCTCCGCAGCCTCTACCTGCGATGGTGCTGCCAG GTGCAGGACTTCGGGTTGAAGCACCTCTTAGCCATGAGGAGTTTGCGACTCTTGTCTCTAGCAG GCTGCCCGCTCCTGACCACCACGGGGCTATCAGGCCTCGTGCAGCTGCAAGAGCTGGAGGAGTTGGAGCTGACCAACTGCCCTGGAGCCACACCCGAGCTCTTCAAGTACTTCTCGCAGCACCTGCCGCGCTGCCTCGTCATTGAATAG
- the Fbxl16 gene encoding F-box/LRR-repeat protein 16 isoform X2, translating into MSSPGINGDPKPPCLPRNGLVKLPGQPNGLGAASITKGTPAAKNRPCQPPPPPTLPPPSLATPLSRVALAGGPCPPASGPASGPVPGPPVERPPLATDEKILNGLFWYFSACEKCILAQVCKAWRRVLYQPKFWAGLTPVLHAKELYNVLPGGEKEFVNLQGFAARGFEGFCLVGVSDLDICEFIDNYALSKKGVKAMSLKRSTITDAGLEVMLEQMQGVVRLELSGCNDFTEAGLWSSLSARITSLSVSDCINVADDAIAAISQLLPNLAELSLQAYHVTDTALAYFTARQGHSTHTLRLLSCWEITNHGVVNVVHSLPNLTSLSLSGCSKVTDDGVELVAENLRKLRSLDLSWCPRITDMALEYVACDLHRLEELVLDRCVRITDTGLSYLSTMSSLRSLYLRWCCQVQDFGLKHLLAMRSLRLLSLAGCPLLTTTGLSGLVQLQELEELELTNCPGATPELFKYFSQHLPRCLVIE; encoded by the exons ATGTCGAGCCCCGGTATCAATGGTGACCCCAAGCCTCCATGCTTGCCTCGAAATGGTCTGGTGAAGCTGCCTGGCCAGCCCAACGGCCTGGGTGCAGCCAGCATCACCAAGGGCACACCTGCTGCCAAGAACCGCCCTTGCCAgccaccacccccacccaccctcccacctcccagcCTGGCTACGCCACTGTCCCGGGTTGCTCTGGCAGGGGGGCCGTGCCCCCCAGCCAGTGGACCAGCCTCAGGCCCAGTGCCTGGACCCCCAGTGGAGCGGCCACCGCTGGCCACAGATGAGAAGATCCTTAATGGGCTCTTCTGGTATTTCTCAGCATGTGAGAAATGCATACTAGCCCAGGTGTGCAAGGCTTGGCGGCGTGTGCTGTATCAGCCCAAGTTCTGGGCAGGCCTCACGCCTGTGCTGCATGCCAAGGAGCTGTACAACGTGCTGCCTGGAGGCGAGAAGGAGTTTGTGAACCTGCAGGGCTTTGCTGCTAGAGGCTTTGAGGGATTCTGCCTAGTTGGTGTCTCTGACTTAGACATCTGCGAGTTCATCGACAACTATGCGCTTTCTAAGAAGGGAGTCAAGGCCATGAGCCTCAAGCGCTCCACCATCACTGACGCTGGCCTAGAG GTGATGTTGGAGCAGATGCAGGGAGTGGTGCGCCTGGAGCTGTCAGGCTGTAACGATTTCACTGAAGCTGGCCTGTGGTCCAGCCTCAGCGCACGGATCACCTCGCTGAGCGTCAGCGACTGCATCAACGTGGCGGACGATGCCATTGCTGCCATCTCACAACTCCTACCCAACCTGGCAGAGCTAAGCCTTCAGGCCTACCACGTGACTGACACGGCGCTGGCCTACTTCACAGCTCGCCAGGGCCACAGCACCCACACTCTGCGCCTGCTTTCCTGCTGGGAGATAACCAACCACGGGGTGGTTAACGTGGTGCACAGCCTGCCCAACCTCACGTCACTCAGCCTCTCAGGCTGCTCGAAGGTCACTGACGATGGCGTGGAGCTTGTCGCCGAGAACCTGCGCAAGTTGCGCAGCCTCGACCTTTCCTGGTGCCCTCGGATCACCGACATGGCGCTGGAGTACGTGGCCTGCGACTTGCACCGCCTGGAGGAGCTTGTGCTGGACAG GTGTGTACGCATCACGGACACTGGCCTCAGCTATTTGTCCACCATGTCGTCCCTCCGCAGCCTCTACCTGCGATGGTGCTGCCAG GTGCAGGACTTCGGGTTGAAGCACCTCTTAGCCATGAGGAGTTTGCGACTCTTGTCTCTAGCAG GCTGCCCGCTCCTGACCACCACGGGGCTATCAGGCCTCGTGCAGCTGCAAGAGCTGGAGGAGTTGGAGCTGACCAACTGCCCTGGAGCCACACCCGAGCTCTTCAAGTACTTCTCGCAGCACCTGCCGCGCTGCCTCGTCATTGAATAG